In one window of Brassica rapa cultivar Chiifu-401-42 chromosome A07, CAAS_Brap_v3.01, whole genome shotgun sequence DNA:
- the LOC103828967 gene encoding protein MEI2-like 5 — MDIPQEEVAGAWGLPSRFGRHNHLPTDSSLFSTSLPLIPYAKLQSSDSRYGFSFTDDAAASHPFGNMLPDEEDLLTGMMDDLDLTQIPDSPDDYDLFGSGGGMELDTDSRECFSMSGGPPRLSIPSLAGTGTVTGEHPYGEHPSRTLFVRNINSNVEDSELKTLFEQYGDIRTLYTTCKHRGFVMISYYDIRAALMAMRSLQNKPLRRRKLDIHFSIPKDNPAEKDMNQGTLVVFNLDPSITNDDLYVIFGVHGEIKEIRETPHKWHHKFVEFYDVRDAEAALKALNRCEIAGKRIKVEPSRPGGARRSLMLQLNQELEDDDLHYLPLLGSPMANSPPSTWMKNPVEGSPLQSVMSRSPVFGFSPTRNSNLSGLSSAPNSQAPGSKLAPIGRAQTGSNVFQETKMDNKYAGNVSPSGPLISNGGGIETLSGSEFLWGSPNSRSEPSNASVWSTSSSGIPFSSAHVRRSVPSPHHHLNVGSAPSGVPLEKRFGFFPESSKDTMFMNSFGLNGGSFPSKMASHGVMVEYRMMSSPRFISLLNPGRFTTSGFDGLYENERARRVENYSSQVESRKQFQLDLEKIMNGEDSRTTLMIKNIPNKYTSKMLLAAIDEKNQGTYNFLYLPIDFKNKCNVGYAFINILSPDLIIPFYEAFNGKKWEKFNSEKVASLAYARIQGKCALISHFQNSSLMNEDMRCRPIIFDTPNSSESVQQVIGKETKSVDLRDSELNDDGGREKW, encoded by the exons ATGGATATCCCACAAGAAGAAGTAGCTGGAGCTTGGGGGCTTCCCTCTAGATTTGGTCGCCACAACCATCTCCCCACTGATTCTTCTTTGTTCTCCACTTCTTTACCTCTTATTCCCTATGCAAAAC TGCAATCAAGTGACAGCAGATATGGTTTCTCATTCACAGATGATGCGGCTGCTTCTCATCCCTTTGGAAACATGCTCCCTGATGAAGAGGATCTTCTGACAGGGATGATGGATGATCTTGACCTTACCCAGATACCAGATTCTCCTGATGATTATGATCTTTTCGGTAGTGGAGGAGGAATGGAACTTGACACTGATTCTCGAGAGTGCTTTAGCATGAGTGGGGGTCCTCCAAGGTTATCCATTCCAAGCCTTGCTGGAACGGGAACGGTTACTGGCGAGCATCCTTATGGTGAACATCCCTCCAGGACATTGTTTGTCCGGAACATTAACAGCAATGTAGAGGACTCCGAGCTCAAGACTCTCTTTGAG CAATACGGTGACATTAGGACGCTCTACACTACTTGTAAGCATAGGGGATTTGTAATGATATCTTATTATGACATCCGTGCTGCTCTAATGGCTATGCGGTCGTTACAGAACAAGCCATTAAGACGTAGAAAGTTGGATATTCACTTCTCAATTCCCAAG GATAATCCAGCTGAGAAGGATATGAATCAGGGGACGTTAGTGGTTTTTAACCTGGATCCTTCAATAACTAACGATGACTTGTATGTAATATTTGGTGTTCATGGCGAGATCAAAGAG ATAAGGGAAACACCGCACAAGTGGCATCACAAGTTCGTTGAGTTTTACGATGTTCGAGATGCTGAAGCAGCATTAAAGGCTTTGAATAGGTGTGAGATTGCTGGTAAACGTATAAAAGTTGAACCTAGTCGCCCTGGAGGAGCTCGCCGAAG CTTGATGTTGCAACTTAACCAAGAACTTGAGGATGATGATTTGCATTACCTACCACTGCTTGGTTCACCAATGGCAAACTCTCCCCCAA GTACCTGGATGAAGAATCCTGTTGAGGGTAGCCCGCTTCAAAGTGTAATGAGCAGGTCACCTGTTTTCGGGTTTAGTCCTACAAGGAACAGCAACTTGTCTGGTTTGTCTTCTGCTCCAAACTCACAAGCACCAGGCTCCAAGCTTGCACCCATCGGTAGAGCTCAGACCGGTAGCAACGTCTTCCAAGAGACAAAGATGGATAACAAGTACGCTGGGAATGTTTCACCTTCTGGTCCTTTGATCTCAAATGGAGGTGGCATTGAGACGTTGTCAGGATCAGAGTTTCTCTGGGGAAGTCCTAACTCACGCTCTGAACCTTCAAACGCTTCTGTATGGTCAACATCATCCAGTGGCATTCCGTTCTCCTCAGCTCATGTACGCCGGTCTGTTCCATCTCCGCATCATCATCTCAACGTTGGGTCTGCACCATCTGGTGTTCCTCTTGAAAAGCGTTTTGGATTCTTCCCAGAGTCTTCAAAGGACACTATGTTCATGAACTCTTTTGGTCTCAACGGTGGAAGCTTCCCGTCAAAAATGGCAAGTCATGGGGTCATGGTCGAGTACAGAATGATGTCTTCACCAAGATTCATCAGCCTCTTAAACCCGGGACGGTTCACCACCTCTGGCTTTGATGGTTTGTATGAGAATGAAAGGGCGCGTAGAGTCGAGAACTATTCGAGCCAGGTGGAAAGCAGGAAGCAGTTTCAGCTTGATTTGGAGAAAATTATGAACGGAGAGGATTCTCGGACTACCTTGATGATCAAGAACATTCCAAACAA ATACACGTCAAAGATGTTGTTAGCAGCGATTGATGAAAAGAACCAAGGAACTTACAACTTTCTGTATCTGCCCATTGATTTTAAG AACAAATGCAATGTTGGCTATGCGTTCATCAACATTCTCTCTCCAGATCTCATCATTCCATTTTACGAG GCGTTTAACGGGAAGAAGTGGGAGAAGTTCAACAGTGAGAAAGTAGCATCATTGGCTTACGCTCGGATACAAGGAAAATGTGCTCTTATAAGCCATTTTCAGAACTCAAGCTTGATGAATGAAGACATGCGTTGCCGTCCAATCATCTTCGACACACCTAACAGTTCAGAGTCTGTTCAACAG GTTATCGGTAAGGAAACTAAGAGTGTGGATCTCCGTGACTCTGAGCTTAATGATGATGGTGGTAGAGAGAAGTGGTGA